GCGTACTCGACGGCGCCGGGAGAGTACGCGACGGCGGCCCGCAGCCCGTCCCGGACGACTACCGCCACGTCAACGGCCTGCCACTCAACCCGATCACCCGCGCACACCCCGACCAGTTCATCGAAACCGGTGTCTCGGCGATCGACGGACTCGTCACGCTCGTCCGAGGCCAGAAACTGCCGATCTTCTCCGGTGCGGGGCTGCCCGCGAACAGCCTGGCCGCCCGGATCGCGGCCCAGGCACGCGTGCCCGGCGATGACGCCGAGGTCGTCGTCATCTTCGCCGCCATGGGCGTCACCCGCCGGGAGGCGGAGTTCTTCCGCACCGAGTTCCTGACCGGTGGCGCCGCCGCCCGCAGCGTCCTCCTGCTGAACCTGGCCGACGATCCCACCATCGAACGGCTGCTGACACCCCGGGTCGCGCTCACGATGGCCGAGTACCTGGCCTTCGAACAGCATCGGCACGTCCTGGTCGTGATGACCGACATGACCGCCTACTGCGAAGCGCTGCGGGAGATCTCCGCCGCCCGCGAGGAGATGCCGGGCCGCCGAGGATACCCCGGCTACATGTACACCGACCTGGCCTCCCTGTACGAACGGGCCGGTCGAGTCCACGGCGGTGCCGGGTCGCTCACGCAACTGATGATCCTCACCATGCCCGACGACGACATCACCCACCCGATCCCAGACCTCACCGGCTACATCACCGAAGGCCAGATCGTGCTGTCGCGTGAGCTCGACCGGCAAGGCATCCAGCCGCCGATCGACGTGCTGCCGTCGCTGTCCCGCCTGATGAACGCAGGCATCGGTGCCGGCAAGACCCGCGACGACCACCGCAGCCTCGCCGACCAGCTGTATGCCTGCTATGCCCGCGGCCGCGAGGTCCGCCGGCTGATGTCGATCGTCGGCGAGAGCGGACTGCCCGCAGAGGATCGGCGCTATCTCGCGTTCGCCGCAGCCTTCGAACGCACCTACCTCGATCAAGGACCAGATCGCCGTGCTCTGAGCGACACCCTGGAGATCGGGTGGCAACTACTGTCGCCGTTCCCGGCAGCCGAACTGAAGCGTGTCAGCGCTGAACAGTTGGCACGCCACCACGAGGCAGCCGCGCCAGCGACCGATGATTGATGGACGTTCCCCTACTGGTCTGGGCCCTGACGATCATCGGGATCTTGGTGCTGCTGCTCTTCGACTTCTTCTTCCACGTGCGCACCGCTCACACCCCGACGCTCGGCGAGGCAGCGATCTGGTCAGCCGTCTACGTGGGCATCGCCGTCTTGTTCGGCCTCGGCGTCTGGCTCCTGGGCGGCGCGACGCTGGGTAGCGAATACTTCGCCGGCTACATCACGGAGAAGGCGCTCTCGGTCGATAACCTCTTCGTGTTCCTCATCATCATGGCCAGCTTCAAAGTGCCGCGCGCCGATCAGCAGAAGGTGCTGCTCTTCGGCATCACCTTCTCTCTCTTCGCGCGCACTGCCTTCATCTTCCTCGGTGCCGCGCTGGTCAACTCCTATGCGTTCGTGTTCTACCTTTTCGGACTCATCCTGCTCGTCACCGCCTGCCATATGCTCAAACCCGGGACCACGACCGGCCGATCGGCGAACAACATCATCGTCCGCCTCGCCAAGAGATTCTTGCGGACCTCTGAAACCTACGACGGCGACAGACTGTTCACCATCGACCAGGGCCGCCGGGTGATGACTCCGATGCTGCTGGTGATGGTGGCCATCGGTGGAACCGACGTCCTTTTCGCGCTGGACTCCATCCCCGCGATCTTCGGCCTCACCCAGAGCGTCTTCATCGTGTTCACGGCGACCGCGTTCTCTCTGCTGGGACTGCGGCAGTTGTACTTCCTCATCGACGGACTACTGGACCGCCTCATCTACCTGTCCTACGGCCTCGCTGCGATCCTGGGATTCATCGGCGTCAAGCTCATCCTGCACGCCTTGCACGAGAACAACCTCCCGTTCATCAACGGAGCTCAGCCCCTCGACGTCCCCGAAATCGGCACCGCCGCCTCATTGAGCCTCATCGCCGGCATCCTCATCGTCACCGTCATCGCTTCGCTGGTCAGCGTCCAGATCCGCGCCGCGCGCGCCGTGCCACCGATTCCGCAGATCCAGCCCGAAGCTGCGGGATCCGTCGCGGATGGTGCCCGCGATGTACATGACTGTGAAGAGCACCCAGCTGACGGCGGTGCCACGTAGACGACCTCGTGTGAGGCGCGGGGTCGTGTGTTCAGTTGGAAAGGAACGCGGTCAGGGCCGCGAGCAGCTCCTCGGGTGCCTGCTCGGCGACCCAGTGGCCGGCGCCGGGGATCACGGCGCCTTGTATGTCGGTGGCGGTCGGCTGCATGCCTTCGCGTACGTGGTCTCCCCAGCTGTCGGCGCCGCCGATCGCCAGTACCGGCATCGGCAGGGGCCGGGTCGCGCGTTTCTTGTTCTGGGCCATCGTGGTGTCCCAGGCGCGGTAGAACCCGAAGCACCCGTGCAGGGACTCGGGGTCGAGGAAGCTGTTCACGTAGAAGTCGATGACCGCTTCCGGCAGCGGTTTGCCGCCCTGGATGGCGAACTCGTAGCCGAAGAAGATGTGCTCTTTGCCCTGGACGAGTTGCTCGGTCACCTGGCCGGCGCGGTTGAACGGGATGTGCCAGACCTTGTCGTTCAACGGCGCCGGGACGAACAGTGGCGGCGCGGGTGATACACCAGGTGGCCCGGGGATTTCGGCGACGGCGAGCCGAGAGACCCGGTCCGGGTGGTCGGCGGCGAGCGCGTAGCTGATGACCACGCCGGTGTCGTGGCCGACGACTGCGAAGCGTTCGTGTCCGAGGGCGTCCATCAGCGCGATCAGGTCACTGGCCAGTGTGCCTGCGTCGTACCCGTCGTCGGGCTTGCCGGTGCGGCCGAGGCCGCGCTGGTCGATGGCGACGACGGTGTGGTTCTTGGCCAGGGCCGGCATCAGGTGGCGCCACGCGTACCAGTTCTCGGGCCAGCCGTGGATCAGCAGCACGGCCGGTCCGTCGCCTCCGATGACCGCGTGCTGGCGCAGGCCGTTGGTCTCGATGATGCGGCTGCTGAACGTCTCGGCGAATCCGGCCGGAAGGTTAGGCGCTTGGGCGACGGTGCCCGGGCCATCGGCGGTGGCGAACTGGGTGAGATCTGTAGGCATGACAAGTCCTTTCGACAGCGTTGCGGGGTCGCCGGCGATTACTGAGGCCGGCTTCTCCATGCTCAGGTCCGATGCCCTCGCCAGTGACCAGGGAGACTCCCTGGTCCAGCTTCCGGGGCGGGGACCAGGGTTTTCGACCGGTGTGGATCGGCTGCCGACCTGGCAAGGCTTGTGAAGCACTCGACCACCCTCGGTCGGTGTTCCGAGATGGGGAGCAGTCATGAACAGTGGAGTATCGCGGCGCGTATTCACCGGCGGCGCGGCTGCCGCGGGAGCCGCGCTCGCCGGCGGCTGGGCATCATCGGCCGCGGCTGCAGGCAGCGGGCGGGTGGCCGGGGACTTCGGCACCGTCTCGACCGCGCCGCGGTTGCCGGAGGGCTTCACCCAGACGTTCCGGAGCCGCTTCGTGCAGGCCAACGGGATTCGTCAGCATGTGGTGATCGGAGGCGACGGGCCGCCGCTGCTGCTCGTGCACGGCTGGCCGGAGAACTGGTACGCGTGGCGGTTCCTGATGCCGGCCCTGGCGAAGAACTACACCGTGATCGCCGTAGACCAGCGCGGCATCGGATTGAGCGAGAAGGCCCGCGGTGGGTACGACGCGGGCACGCTCGCCCGCGACCTGGCTGAGCTGATGACTGCTCTGGGGCACCGGAGATTCGCAGTGTTCGGGCACGACACCGGCATGGTGATCAGCTACGCCCTCGCCGCGGACTACCGCGACCGTGTTGTCCGCCTGGCTGTCGCCGAGGTCCCCGGCCCGCCCGGAGTGGTGCCCGCGCCCGACTACTTCATCTTCCCGGCGCTGAACAACAAGCTGTGGCACATCGCGTTCAACCGGGTCGACGACGAGCTCGTCGTCGACATGGTCAAGAGCAACGCCGAGGCCTACTACCGCTACGAGTACTCGATCCAGGGCGGCGGCGCGACGCTACCGGACTATGCGATCAGGTACTACATCGGCCTGTACACCCGCGACCGCGACGTCCTCCGTGCCACCTTCGGGTTCTACCGCGCCTGGGACACGACCCTGAACCAGAACATCGAACGCGCCAAGACGGATCTGATCATCCCGGTGCTCGCGATGGGCGGGGCGAACAGCTGGGCTGAGCACGTCAAGGACGGCATGCTGCCCGCCGCGACGGACGTGACCGGCGCGATCATCCCCGGTGCCGGTCACTGGCTCGCGGAGCAAGCACCCGCAGCTACTCTCGCGGCGCTGACCCCGTTCCTGGCGCCGTACCGCGCCGCCTATCGCCCCTCGAGCTGAAGCGAGGAGCGGTCGCCGGTTTCCATCGCCGGGATGGTCGACACCGCTTACGAGTCCTGGACGGCGATGAGCTCGTGGCTGTTCCGATGAGGTCAATCAAGCTCTACGCTGGCCGAGGTGTCGCCGTGGATTTGTCACGCGTCTCTCAGACCAGTGATCGTCACGCGGCGGACGCGTCACCTTCCGTGCCGAGCGGACAGGTCCAGGTAGTCCGGTAGAGCTGTCACTGGGGATGGTCAGGTACATCGGGCATCCCCAGGGGGAGCAATATGGGGCGACAACTTCAGAGGCTTTCGCGACGCGGATATCGGATGTGCCGGTGCTTCCGCGTGGGGCTGGTCGGACGAGGGGATGACTCCGCCCCGGCCGCGCTAGTCCAGGAGGTCGGCGGTGGCAGGGGAGGGCGCTGAGCCAGCCGCGCGGTTGCTCGGACGGCGCAGCGAGTGCGAGGCGCTGGATCGGTTGGTGACCGATGTGCTCGCCGGGGAGAGTCGGGTCCTGGTCCTGCGTGGTGATGCGGGCGTTGGCAAGAGCGCGTTGCTGGGATACTTGTCCGGGCAAGTCGCCGGCTGGAGAATCGCGACCGTCACAGGGGTCGAGTCGGAGATGGAGTTGGCGTACAGCGGCCTCCATCAGCTGTGCGCGCCGCTCTTGAACCACCTCGACCGCCTACCAGATCCGCAACGCGAGGCGCTTACGACGGTGTTCGGGCTGAGCGCCGGGCCCGTACCCGACGGGCTGATGGTCGCGCTTGCGACGCTCACCCTGGTTGCAGAGGCCGCCGAGAAGCTCCCGCTGATCTGCTTCGTCGAGGATTCGCAGTGGCTGGACCGATCATCCGCGCGGGTCTTCGGTTTCGTGGCCCGCCGCTTGCTCGCCGAACGCGTGGCCTTCGTCTGCGCGGCGCGCACGGGGATCGAGAACGACGTCTTCGACGGCCTGCACTCGCTGCAGATCACCGGCCTCGGCGAAGGCAATGCCCGCGCGCTGCTGCTGGACAATCTGCACGGCCCACTCGACGCGGCGGTCCGCGACCAGATCGTGGCAGAAAGCCATGGGAACCCACTCGCTCTCCTCGAACTGCCGCGCACCTGGAGCGCCGGTGAGCTGGCCGGAGGATTCGGGCTGCCCTACCATCACGCGGTGGCCAGCAGGATCGAGCTGAGCTACCGCCGGCGTCTCCTCGTGCTCCCATCCGACACCCGGCTTCTGGTGCTCGCCGCTGCCGCGGAGCCACTCGGCGACGCGACATTGCTTCGCAGCGCCGCCGCGTCACTCGGCATCGACATGGTCGCAGCCGGCCCGGCGATGGACGCCGGGCTCCTCGAGATTCGCGGGCGAGTGGAGTTCGCCCACCCGCTGGTCAGATCCGCCAGCTACCGAGCGGCAGCCGTCGGGGACCGCTACCGGGTTCATCGCGCCCTCGCAGCGGCTACTGACGCCGAGACCGACCCTGATCGGCACGCCTGGCACCGTGCCCTGGCGACGCCGGGACCTGACGCGGATGTGGCGGCCGAGCTCGAGCACTCGGCCGGCCGGGCACAGGCCCGAGGTGGCCTCGTCGCAGCCGCGGCCTTCCTTTCTCGTGCAACCGAACTGACGGCCGATCCGGCAGGGCGAGTTCGACTGGCGCTGACTGCGGCTGTCGCGAACGTACAGACGGGGGGCTTCGAGATCGCGCAGCGGCTACTCGCCACGGCACGGGAGGGCCTGGCCGATGAGGCGCAACGCGCGCAGATCGACATGGTCGGTGCCCTGTTGGCGTTCGCATCCAAACGAGGGAGCGAGGCCACGCCACTCTTGCTCGCGGCGGCGCGACGCCTCGAACCACTGGATGTCCAGTTGGCGCGACAGACGTACCTGGACGCGTTCTCGGCCGCGCAGTTCGCGGCCCGCCTCAATGGCGGTGTGAGCGTCGTCGACGTCGCACGGGCCGCGCACGCTGTTCCGCTCCCGCCTGAGCTGAAGCCCACCCCCGGTGACCTGTTGCTGGACGCCTTCAGCGCCCTTGTCGAGGACTACGGCGGTGCGATTCAAGCCTGTCGAACAGCATTGCAGAGACTCCGCGACGAACAGACCCCGAGCAGAGAGAAGCTGCGCTGGCTGTGGCAGGGCTGTGTTCTCGCACTCGAAGTGTGGGACGACGAGAGCGCGTACGCCCTGTCGCACCGTCACCTCGAGGTTGCCAGGAAGACAGGTGCGCTGAGTGAGCTGCCGTTGGCGCTCGGCTCGCGAACGCCGGTGCTGGTGTTCTGCGGCGAGCTCTCGGCGGCCACCTCGCTGGTCCAGGAGGCACAGTCGGTGCGGGATGCGATGGAGATCGACGAGGCGCCGTACGGCGCGTTGATCGTCGCCGCGTGGCGTGGACAAGTCGCCGAAGCCACCCAACTGATCGAGCTCACGCTGCGCGAAGCCGGCGCGCGCGGGGAGGGCGTCGGCATTGCGATCAGCGAGTACGCGCACGCGGTCCTCTGCAACAGCCTTGGCCGGTACGACGAGGCACTGGTGGCCGCGCGGCACGCCTGCGAGGATCCGCAGGAGATGGTCGCGCACAACTGGGGGCTGACAGAGCTGGTCGAGTCGGCCACGCGGACCGGACACACGGAGCTGGCGTCCGAAGCTGCCGAGCGCCTGGCCACGAAGGCGCAGGCCGGCGGAACCGACTGGGGTCTCGGGATGGCAGCACGGGCGCGAGCGCTGCTCAGCGAAGGAGACGAAGCGGAGCGCCGGTTCCGCGAGGCCATGCAGCATTTGAGTCGGGCCCGTGTGCGCGCCGAGCTCGCCCGGGTTCACCTGCTCTACGGAGAATGGCTCCGGCGGTCGAACCGCCGCGCGGACGCGCGTAGCGAGCTGAGCGTCGCCCACGAGATGTTCGACTCGATGGGAATGGAGGGATTCGCTGACCGCGCCCACCGGGAGCTTGCGATCGCGGGAGCGACCGTACGGAAACACACGATCGAGACGCAGGACGACCTCACCACCCAGGAAGCCCAGATCGCACGGCTGGCCCGTGACGGACTCACCAACCCCGAGATCGGCGCACAGCTGTTCATCAGCGCGCGGACCGTGGAGTGGCATCTGCGCAAGGTGTTCAGCAAGCTCGGCGTCAGCTCCCGGCGCCAGCTCCGCGGAACGCTGATCCGTTAGCGGTCGATCGCCTGGCCCACTTGTGGAACGGTGAGCGATCGCCCGCTGTCCATGCCTCCCAGAGACCTGACGTGCCCAGATCCCAGTCGGGGCGGATCTCACGCGTCACTGCCCGCAGGTCGAGCCACAGGTCGTCGGCCGTGGGACGGCCCCAGAACCAGTATCCGTTGTAGACGGTGTGAACGACCAGGTCAGGTTTGAGCACGAGCGTATGCGGGATCATCGGGTCGTTATCCGGGTCGGTGAAGTCCCGGATGCCGAGGTCCTTCTGGACCGTCCGCCCAGGATCGGACAGGAACGTCCACCGAGCACCGGCCGCGGCACGGAAGTCGCGTACCAGGGGCCGGTCGTCGGTCGAGATCGTGACCATCTGGACATGGCCTACCGCGACCTTTGCCTGGAACCCCGCCAGCTCGAGATGGTGCTGGTACTCCTCGGGACAGTAGAGGCCGCGCGACAGCATGAGGATCAGCGGATCGCGGCCCTGCAGTTCGCTGAGAGTGCGAACCGTGCCGGCGTGATCAGGCAGCGCGTAATTGGGGAGGATGCCACCGGGAGTGATGTCGCACCGCATGGATGACCACCTCTCACCTGGCGCCTACTCGCGCGACCCGCACGGTGCGTCGGCCGATCCATCCACTGTTGCAGGTCCTACCGGTCATCCGAGCCCGGGAGATACCCTGGCACTGTCCCTGGTCCGTCGCCGCTGAACCTTCAGCAGGCAGCCGAGAGTCGTCTTCGGTCCCCCAGCGGGCCGGCAATGATGAGACCACCGGCGTCGACGACACCGACCACTTCACACCTGATTGACCCGCAGATCGCCGGCGGGGTTGCGCCGCCATCGGAGCAGTGAAGGGCCGACTGTCCCGGGCCGTGAACGTCCTAGCGGAGGACCAGGCCTGGCAGAACTGCGAGGAACACGATGATCGAATCCAAGCTGACCGAACTCCCCGAACGCGCTGGAGACCGGACAAACGTCGGGCCACCACCGATCGAAGCCATCCGCGCAGGCGCTGGGCGCCGCCCCCGTCGGCGTACAGCGGCACTCTCGGCTGTCGGCCTGGCAGCCGTGGTAGTGGCAGTGGGCGGGACGCTGCTGCTCGCCGGCGGCCCGATCCTCACGAACCCCGCGCCTCCGGCCGCCTCGGCACCTCCGGTGCCTGCCGCGACGCGACTGGTGGGCATCGGCCACGCCGCCATCGCCGTGCCCACGCAATGGGCCGCCAACAAGCTCGGCTGCGGAACGCCGCTGAAGGACACAGTCATCATCGACGCAGGCCCCCAGGACCTCTGTCATGTAGATCGCCCCAAAGGTGTCGAGAGCGTACTGGTGCGTAGCGGCAAGCCAATCGAGTTCCATGCCGACGAGACCTTCCAGCTCGACGGCGCGCGAGCCGAACGTCAGCGGACAACCTGCACCCCCAGGTCGATCAACCAGGTCACGGTCTGTTCAGGTACCGTGTTCATTCCGTCTCTCGACGTATCGTTCGACGCATCGTCCTCCACGAACGCCGACGAGGTTCACAGCATCCTCGCCCGGATCATCATCGTTCCAGACAAGGTCGGTGCCCCAGAGCCCCTGTTCAGCGAATCGAATCCGGCCGCCCGTTTCAGCGCGCAATACGCGGACAGGCTCACCGCACTGGGCCTGATACCCAACATCCAGACCAGGAAGTCCCCCGGTTCCATACCCGGCAACATCCTGGCCGTCTCCCCATCGCCAGGCACGATGCTGACGCCTGGAGCAACGGTCACAGTCACTGCCGTCGCCCAACCCTGATAAAGCGGCTCCTTGGACGTAGTCCAGTCCTATATCAGCTCATTACAGGAGAGCCAGCCTACGACGGAGCGTTTAGGCGGTGATGCGCTGCTCGGTGGAGGTGGAGAACAGGTGGAGCTTGTCGGGCTGCGGGGCGAGGTGCACAATGGCGCCCTTCTCGCTGTGCATCCGGGTGCCGATCCTGGCGATGATCTGCTGGTTCAGGCTGGAGTGCTCCGCGGTGCCGTAAAGGAACCCGTCTGAGCCGAGCTCCTCGATCACCCCGACCTTCACCGCCAGCCCGTCATCCGCGAGATGGAACGCCTCCGGCCGTATCCCAAGCATCAGCGTCTTGTCGTTACCGACCTTCGCGAGCAGGGTGCGTTCGATCGGAACCACGTAGTCGCCGATCTTCGCCCCGCCGGCGGTGATCTCGGCCTCGATCAGGTTCATTGCCGGCGAGCCCATGAAGCCCGCGACGAACACGTTCTTCGGCCGGTCGTACAGGCCCAGCGGTGTGTCGACCTGCTGCAGGCGGCCGTCCTTCAGGACGGCGACCCGGTCGCCCATCGTCATGGCTTCGATCTGGTCGTGGGTGACGTAGACGGTGGTGACGTCTAGGCGGTGCTGGAGTTCGGCGATCTGGGTGCGGGTCTGGACGCGGAGCTTGGCGTCGAGGTTCGACAGGGGCTCGTCCATGAGGAAGACCTGTGGGTTACGGACGATCGCGCGGCCCATCGCGACGCGCTGGCGCTGACCGCCGGACAGGGCCTTCGGCTTGCGTTCCAGGTACTCCTCGATGCCGAGCAGCTTGGCCGCCTCGGCGACGCGCTTGGCGCGCTCATCCTTGGGCAGGCCTTGCATTTTGAGGGCGAAGCCCATGTTGTCTGCGACCGTCATGTGCGGGTAGAGCGCGTAGTTCTGGAACACCATCGCGATGTCCCGCGCCTTCGGCGGAAAGTTGGTGACGTCGCGGTCCCCGATGTAGATCTTGCCCTCGTTGACCTCTTCGAGCCCGGCGAGCATCCGCAGTGAGGTGGACTTCCCACACCCCGACGGGCCGACGAGAACCATGAACTCACCGTCGACGATGTCCAGATCCAGCCCGTCGACGGCCGGGGTGTCGGAGCCCGGATACACCCGGGTGGCTCCCTTGAACGAGACGGTTGCCATGTCGCGCCTTCTTTCCTTCACTGGCAGGTACGTGCCGGGGGATCCGGTCGACCATCAACTGCACGCGATCTCGCGCCCTCACGGTTGCCATGCCGGGTCGGCACAACCGGCGTGGAGTCCGCCCCATCGAGGTTGTGCCAACTCGGCCGTTTCGGGGACGGGCAGGGCCGGCGGATTGGCGTCCGCCGCTGGGGATGCCGTTGACGCGTCAAGTGCGACCGGTCCACCGGTTCGCTGGGACTGTTCGATCTCGCGGTTCGGTGGAATGTCGGTCGCCGGCAAGCCGTTCCTCGCGGCCGGAGCTGTGGTCGGCGTCGCTTGATCGGTACCACTTGCCTTTGCCTTCTCGGGTGGTGTCGACCGTTCTAGAAACCGGAGCAGTTCGACGGGGAAGGGCAGCACCAGGGTGGAGTTCTTCTCGGCGGCGACCTCGACGACGGTCTGCAGCAGGCGCAGTTGCAGGGCGGCTGGGTGTTCTGACATCACCTCGGCGGCCTGGCCCAGTTTCTCCGACGCCTGGAGTTCGCCGTCGGCGGTGATGATGCGGGCCCGGCGTTCGCGTTCGGCCTCGGCTTGGCGCGACATGGACCGCTTCATCGTCTCCGGCAGGGCGACATCCTTGATCTCGACCCGTTCGATGTGGACGCCCCAGTCGAGCGCCGGGCTGTCGATCATCAACTCCATGCCCTGGTTGAGGCGCTCCCGGTTGGACAGCAGGTCGTCGAGGTCGCTCTTGCCGATGATTGAGCGCAGAGATGTCTGTGCGACCTGGCCGATGGCCGAGATGTAGTCCTCGACGTCGACGGCCGCGCGGACCGGGTCGATCACATTGAAATAGACGACTGCGTCGACGCGGACCGTCACGTTGTCGCGGGTAATGCCGTCCTGTGCGGGGACCGGCATCGTGATGATCTGCATGTTGACCTTCTGCAGCCGGTCGGCGATCGGCATCAGCAAGGCAAGACCTGGCGGCCTGATCGCGGGACGCACCCGCCCGAACCGGAACACGACGCCGCGCTCGAACTGCTTGACCACGCGGATGCACGCCGCCGCTCCGATCAGACCGACGGCCAATGCTGCGAGTAGTACGTAAAGGATGACCATTTCTTCTCCGTTCGGAGGTCGCTCGCGGTCGCGTCAGGAGCTGTGGCGTGCGGGGGCGAATTTGGTGGCGAGGCGGGCGAGCGCCACAGCGGCGACGAGGAGGCCGAAGTCGCGTAGGGCGACGTCGTAGAAGCCTGAGAGGGTGAGCAGGTTGATGATGATGCCGGCGAGCCAGGCTGCGACGAGTAGTGCGCCGTAGCGGGGGATTAGGGCGACTGCGATGCCGGCGACGATCTCGATGACGCCGATGAGGTACATGGCGTCTTGGCCGGAGCCGGGGACGATGTCGTTGATCCAGGGGGCCAGGTAGGCGGGCCAGTCGGTGAGCAGGTTGGCGAACTTGTCCAGCCCGAACACGATCGGCGCCACGGTAAAGACGGTTCGCAGGACCAGAAAAGCCTGGTAGGCCGGGTCCGACAGTGTCTCCCGGCTTGGTGTGCGGGCGGTGCGCCCCTCAGTAGTCATACCCCTCACTCCTTCTAAAGGTCGATGTACTTCCATGTTTGTCTGATGGCCACGGACTAGCACCTGCCCTTGTCGGCTGATTCATAGCCCTTCTGCTTGCCGATGATCGGCAACACACAGATCCACCGGAACGTTGGCCGAGCCAACGCTTTCCTGCCGTGCTGACGACGCGCCGCTCGGATCAGGGATGCGCTGCGTGGGTCAGTTCTGCCGCGAATCCCTGTCGCCATGAGCCGTAATGCGGGGCCCAGTCGAGGACGCGCCGGGCGAGGGTGTTGTCGGCTCCGCGCAGCTGGGTCATGAACGCGACTCCCCACTCGCCGGCGGAAAATCTGCCAAGAGCCACAGGTACGTGTTTCGGTGGGGGAGCCTGTAGCAGTTCGGCCAGGATGGGTAGCCACTCGCGGACCGGTGCCGGATCGTCATCGACCACGTTCAGTGCGCCGCGTACGTGGCTGTGCAGCGCCGCGGCGATGGCCGAGGCGGCGTCGCCGACGTGGGTGAACGAGAAGGTCCCGTCACCGGAACCGACAATCGGCATCTTCGCGGCCTGTACCTGACGGACGAATGACCCATGTCTCCCATAGATCGTCCCGTGGCCGTAGAGCTGTCCGAGCCGCAGTACCAGCCCATCTGCCTGCCGGGTGCGCTCTTCAAGCGACCGCAGGGCGGCCACGACCGGGGCGAACTGCCTGGGCGGGTCCCGCCACAACGGGGCCGCCTCGG
This Kribbella sp. NBC_00482 DNA region includes the following protein-coding sequences:
- a CDS encoding redoxin domain-containing protein, whose amino-acid sequence is MRCDITPGGILPNYALPDHAGTVRTLSELQGRDPLILMLSRGLYCPEEYQHHLELAGFQAKVAVGHVQMVTISTDDRPLVRDFRAAAGARWTFLSDPGRTVQKDLGIRDFTDPDNDPMIPHTLVLKPDLVVHTVYNGYWFWGRPTADDLWLDLRAVTREIRPDWDLGTSGLWEAWTAGDRSPFHKWARRSTANGSAFRGAGAGS
- a CDS encoding V-type ATP synthase subunit B; this encodes MTTAEAQSPFTVGHRTVKRVAGPLIIVDGMDGVGYGELVEIETGEGPIREGQVLELDGSLAVVQVFGGTVGIGRRETSVLTRGRAARTGVGTDYFGRVLDGAGRVRDGGPQPVPDDYRHVNGLPLNPITRAHPDQFIETGVSAIDGLVTLVRGQKLPIFSGAGLPANSLAARIAAQARVPGDDAEVVVIFAAMGVTRREAEFFRTEFLTGGAAARSVLLLNLADDPTIERLLTPRVALTMAEYLAFEQHRHVLVVMTDMTAYCEALREISAAREEMPGRRGYPGYMYTDLASLYERAGRVHGGAGSLTQLMILTMPDDDITHPIPDLTGYITEGQIVLSRELDRQGIQPPIDVLPSLSRLMNAGIGAGKTRDDHRSLADQLYACYARGREVRRLMSIVGESGLPAEDRRYLAFAAAFERTYLDQGPDRRALSDTLEIGWQLLSPFPAAELKRVSAEQLARHHEAAAPATDD
- a CDS encoding TerC family protein, giving the protein MLLLFDFFFHVRTAHTPTLGEAAIWSAVYVGIAVLFGLGVWLLGGATLGSEYFAGYITEKALSVDNLFVFLIIMASFKVPRADQQKVLLFGITFSLFARTAFIFLGAALVNSYAFVFYLFGLILLVTACHMLKPGTTTGRSANNIIVRLAKRFLRTSETYDGDRLFTIDQGRRVMTPMLLVMVAIGGTDVLFALDSIPAIFGLTQSVFIVFTATAFSLLGLRQLYFLIDGLLDRLIYLSYGLAAILGFIGVKLILHALHENNLPFINGAQPLDVPEIGTAASLSLIAGILIVTVIASLVSVQIRAARAVPPIPQIQPEAAGSVADGARDVHDCEEHPADGGAT
- a CDS encoding PASTA domain-containing protein, which gives rise to MIESKLTELPERAGDRTNVGPPPIEAIRAGAGRRPRRRTAALSAVGLAAVVVAVGGTLLLAGGPILTNPAPPAASAPPVPAATRLVGIGHAAIAVPTQWAANKLGCGTPLKDTVIIDAGPQDLCHVDRPKGVESVLVRSGKPIEFHADETFQLDGARAERQRTTCTPRSINQVTVCSGTVFIPSLDVSFDASSSTNADEVHSILARIIIVPDKVGAPEPLFSESNPAARFSAQYADRLTALGLIPNIQTRKSPGSIPGNILAVSPSPGTMLTPGATVTVTAVAQP
- a CDS encoding alpha/beta hydrolase; this translates as MNSGVSRRVFTGGAAAAGAALAGGWASSAAAAGSGRVAGDFGTVSTAPRLPEGFTQTFRSRFVQANGIRQHVVIGGDGPPLLLVHGWPENWYAWRFLMPALAKNYTVIAVDQRGIGLSEKARGGYDAGTLARDLAELMTALGHRRFAVFGHDTGMVISYALAADYRDRVVRLAVAEVPGPPGVVPAPDYFIFPALNNKLWHIAFNRVDDELVVDMVKSNAEAYYRYEYSIQGGGATLPDYAIRYYIGLYTRDRDVLRATFGFYRAWDTTLNQNIERAKTDLIIPVLAMGGANSWAEHVKDGMLPAATDVTGAIIPGAGHWLAEQAPAATLAALTPFLAPYRAAYRPSS
- a CDS encoding alpha/beta fold hydrolase — protein: MPTDLTQFATADGPGTVAQAPNLPAGFAETFSSRIIETNGLRQHAVIGGDGPAVLLIHGWPENWYAWRHLMPALAKNHTVVAIDQRGLGRTGKPDDGYDAGTLASDLIALMDALGHERFAVVGHDTGVVISYALAADHPDRVSRLAVAEIPGPPGVSPAPPLFVPAPLNDKVWHIPFNRAGQVTEQLVQGKEHIFFGYEFAIQGGKPLPEAVIDFYVNSFLDPESLHGCFGFYRAWDTTMAQNKKRATRPLPMPVLAIGGADSWGDHVREGMQPTATDIQGAVIPGAGHWVAEQAPEELLAALTAFLSN
- a CDS encoding ATP-binding protein — protein: MAGEGAEPAARLLGRRSECEALDRLVTDVLAGESRVLVLRGDAGVGKSALLGYLSGQVAGWRIATVTGVESEMELAYSGLHQLCAPLLNHLDRLPDPQREALTTVFGLSAGPVPDGLMVALATLTLVAEAAEKLPLICFVEDSQWLDRSSARVFGFVARRLLAERVAFVCAARTGIENDVFDGLHSLQITGLGEGNARALLLDNLHGPLDAAVRDQIVAESHGNPLALLELPRTWSAGELAGGFGLPYHHAVASRIELSYRRRLLVLPSDTRLLVLAAAAEPLGDATLLRSAAASLGIDMVAAGPAMDAGLLEIRGRVEFAHPLVRSASYRAAAVGDRYRVHRALAAATDAETDPDRHAWHRALATPGPDADVAAELEHSAGRAQARGGLVAAAAFLSRATELTADPAGRVRLALTAAVANVQTGGFEIAQRLLATAREGLADEAQRAQIDMVGALLAFASKRGSEATPLLLAAARRLEPLDVQLARQTYLDAFSAAQFAARLNGGVSVVDVARAAHAVPLPPELKPTPGDLLLDAFSALVEDYGGAIQACRTALQRLRDEQTPSREKLRWLWQGCVLALEVWDDESAYALSHRHLEVARKTGALSELPLALGSRTPVLVFCGELSAATSLVQEAQSVRDAMEIDEAPYGALIVAAWRGQVAEATQLIELTLREAGARGEGVGIAISEYAHAVLCNSLGRYDEALVAARHACEDPQEMVAHNWGLTELVESATRTGHTELASEAAERLATKAQAGGTDWGLGMAARARALLSEGDEAERRFREAMQHLSRARVRAELARVHLLYGEWLRRSNRRADARSELSVAHEMFDSMGMEGFADRAHRELAIAGATVRKHTIETQDDLTTQEAQIARLARDGLTNPEIGAQLFISARTVEWHLRKVFSKLGVSSRRQLRGTLIR